A single window of Methanothermobacter marburgensis str. Marburg DNA harbors:
- a CDS encoding radical SAM protein: MFRILQDKCTGCGRCRMLKCGEKCSGCGACRLVCPEGALVPGRRDDTEYRVTVNSEDVRATGTVGDALEAAGIRVSDIPGEGGLFSPCGTGGCWACAVSANGRTVQSCVTPLEEGMDIETIPEPPLRYVSNFGPHTAGGVGTPFSEKGDGPVEVVCFAHGCNLRCPQCQNSQVAFTMGDTLLDPEETGMILFGVESIYRTGTVTFSGGECTLNRSWLSGSVRRIRELDGRINIHVDTNGTVLTPGYIDELVEAGMNRIGIDLKGRRLETFMGISGLSDPEKARVYLENSWNAFRYISEEHNGIFMGLGVPYNRALISAGEIAEMASEIASVSPDVQVTLLDYRPEFRLKNIQRPSVSEMLCVRDLMLDGGLRRVIVQTSEGFIG, translated from the coding sequence GTGTTCAGGATTCTCCAGGATAAATGCACCGGGTGCGGGAGATGCAGGATGCTCAAGTGCGGCGAAAAGTGTTCAGGGTGTGGGGCCTGCCGGCTTGTATGCCCTGAGGGAGCACTTGTTCCAGGGAGGAGGGATGATACAGAGTACCGGGTGACAGTGAACAGTGAAGATGTCAGGGCCACTGGCACCGTGGGGGACGCCCTTGAGGCCGCAGGTATCAGGGTAAGTGACATCCCTGGCGAGGGTGGATTATTCTCACCATGCGGTACAGGCGGATGCTGGGCCTGCGCTGTATCAGCAAATGGCAGGACAGTGCAGTCCTGTGTAACACCCCTTGAGGAGGGGATGGACATAGAGACCATACCTGAACCACCACTCAGGTATGTGAGCAATTTCGGCCCACACACGGCGGGGGGAGTGGGGACACCCTTCAGTGAAAAGGGGGATGGCCCAGTTGAGGTGGTATGCTTCGCCCATGGATGCAACCTGAGGTGTCCCCAGTGCCAGAACAGTCAGGTGGCGTTCACCATGGGCGACACATTGCTTGACCCTGAGGAAACCGGAATGATACTGTTTGGTGTTGAATCGATTTACAGGACAGGCACCGTGACTTTCTCTGGCGGTGAATGCACACTTAACAGGTCATGGCTCTCTGGTTCAGTCAGGAGGATAAGGGAACTTGATGGGAGGATCAACATTCACGTGGACACAAATGGCACCGTGCTCACCCCGGGATACATTGATGAGCTTGTTGAGGCCGGCATGAACAGGATAGGAATTGACCTCAAGGGCAGGAGGCTGGAGACCTTCATGGGGATATCAGGGCTCAGTGACCCTGAAAAAGCCAGGGTATACCTTGAAAACTCCTGGAATGCATTCAGGTACATATCTGAGGAGCATAATGGGATATTCATGGGCCTGGGGGTCCCCTACAACAGGGCACTCATATCCGCCGGGGAGATTGCTGAAATGGCTTCTGAGATAGCCTCTGTCAGTCCAGACGTCCAGGTAACTCTTCTTGACTACAGGCCCGAGTTCAGGCTTAAAAATATACAGAGGCCCTCGGTTTCTGAAATGCTTTGTGTGCGTGATCTGATGCTTGACGGGGGCCTCAGAAGGGTAATTGTTCAGACATCTGAGGGGTTCATAGGATGA
- a CDS encoding FAD-dependent oxidoreductase: MKCVVIGGGPAGRAAAMELAALENDVTILERKFIGGTCLNEGCMVVCGLNDVARFLDEARKLRDLGVVDLEYSADYRRIVAGVRETLSRIRHVTERETLDAGVEIIYADAEVSEGKVIAGDDELPYDRLIIATGARPGIPPIEGAEKAITYRDVLDLERIPEKLVIIGGGVIAAEFAGIFSSLGSDVTVVSRSEFLGKLDPLIRDYVMRKLLKDVRILENTSTTSIDEDGAETSAERIEGLTLLATGQRPNSEFLDGFVELRENGAVKVNERMETSRKHVYAAGDVTGGQGTTPVARMEGVVAGLNAAGVERRIDYRYLPYAISLGYDVGFIETGNPEGREAVIPGLAGPGSFWSVPEGKTGLNKVRIQDDGTAAAVYSVAPGARLIMPYLSLLMRMGVSMYEFEGFVETHPSTDGVYKLMRFLSRY, translated from the coding sequence ATGAAGTGTGTTGTGATAGGGGGAGGTCCCGCAGGAAGGGCCGCGGCCATGGAACTTGCAGCCCTTGAAAACGATGTTACAATCCTTGAAAGGAAATTCATCGGGGGAACATGCCTTAATGAGGGATGTATGGTTGTGTGTGGTCTGAACGACGTTGCGAGATTCCTGGATGAAGCCCGCAAGCTAAGGGATCTCGGTGTCGTTGACCTTGAATACTCTGCAGACTACAGGAGAATAGTGGCTGGTGTTAGGGAAACACTCAGCAGGATAAGGCATGTTACAGAAAGGGAGACACTTGATGCCGGTGTTGAGATAATATACGCCGACGCAGAGGTTTCAGAGGGTAAGGTAATCGCAGGGGATGATGAACTCCCCTATGACAGGCTCATAATAGCAACAGGGGCAAGGCCCGGCATCCCCCCGATTGAGGGCGCTGAAAAAGCCATAACCTACAGGGACGTGCTGGATCTTGAGAGAATCCCTGAAAAACTGGTGATAATAGGCGGGGGTGTAATTGCAGCTGAATTTGCAGGCATATTCTCCTCCCTTGGATCAGATGTGACCGTGGTATCAAGAAGCGAGTTCCTTGGCAAACTTGACCCCCTCATCAGGGATTACGTTATGAGGAAACTTCTGAAAGACGTCAGAATCCTTGAAAATACATCCACCACCTCAATAGATGAGGATGGTGCCGAAACATCAGCCGAACGCATTGAAGGCCTCACCCTCCTTGCAACAGGTCAGAGGCCAAACTCAGAGTTCCTTGACGGATTCGTTGAGCTCAGAGAAAACGGTGCAGTTAAGGTTAATGAGCGTATGGAGACCTCAAGAAAACACGTCTACGCGGCAGGTGACGTTACAGGTGGTCAGGGGACAACACCCGTTGCAAGGATGGAAGGTGTGGTGGCAGGGCTCAATGCAGCGGGTGTTGAGAGGCGAATTGACTATCGGTACCTTCCCTACGCAATATCACTGGGGTACGATGTTGGCTTCATTGAAACAGGGAATCCCGAGGGCAGGGAGGCTGTTATACCGGGTCTTGCAGGTCCTGGTTCATTCTGGAGTGTTCCTGAGGGGAAAACAGGGTTAAATAAGGTTAGAATCCAGGATGATGGCACTGCAGCTGCAGTGTACTCTGTTGCACCGGGTGCCAGGTTGATAATGCCCTACCTTTCACTGCTCATGCGAATGGGTGTTTCAATGTATGAATTTGAGGGCTTTGTGGAGACACACCCATCAACGGATGGTGTATACAAGCTCATGAGGTTCCTCTCAAGGTACTGA
- a CDS encoding HypC/HybG/HupF family hydrogenase formation chaperone — protein MCIAAPAQIIEIDSEDNVATVDFGGVRQQVKLDLVDDVEEGKYVLVHSGYAIEVMSDEAARESLEAWDELLKALEEEDNLEI, from the coding sequence ATGTGTATTGCAGCACCTGCTCAGATTATTGAAATTGACAGTGAGGATAACGTTGCCACCGTCGACTTTGGTGGTGTGAGGCAACAGGTGAAACTTGATCTTGTGGATGACGTTGAGGAGGGCAAGTATGTGCTTGTTCACTCAGGCTACGCCATTGAGGTCATGTCTGACGAGGCGGCCAGGGAGTCCCTGGAGGCCTGGGATGAACTTCTGAAGGCCCTTGAAGAGGAGGATAACCTGGAGATTTAA
- a CDS encoding mRNA surveillance protein pelota: MRIVHEDEKNGVIEVVPETLDDLWHLSHIIEEGDLLSARTTRRIQDTSGEKIRSDRGVKKTFYLGIRVEGVSFHIYTGKLRATGVIERGPEDLVPLGSHHTLEVKLNTPLRIKKDSWSRWTLKRLQEAVEASKHIRAVIVVIEDDVADIGVIRQYGVEYQGPITGHIPGKRMQQRDRGKLRLEFYESIVDALKKYGELETIIIAGPGFYKSDFHEYLLEKHPEIGRKAVVENTGTGGRSGIYEVLKKGTVERVSSENRVAAEVRNVNEVLERLARDPETVVYGRERVLDAINMGAVERLLVLDRVVSREDIEGYLDIVESMGGSVVLISSEHEGGKQLESLGGLAGILRFRIS, encoded by the coding sequence ATGAGGATAGTACATGAGGATGAGAAAAACGGCGTCATAGAAGTTGTACCAGAAACCCTTGACGACCTCTGGCACCTCTCCCATATAATTGAGGAGGGGGATCTGCTTTCTGCAAGGACAACAAGGAGGATACAGGATACCAGCGGAGAGAAGATAAGAAGCGACAGGGGAGTTAAGAAAACCTTCTATCTGGGTATAAGGGTGGAAGGTGTCAGTTTTCACATCTACACAGGAAAACTCCGAGCAACAGGGGTTATAGAGAGGGGCCCTGAGGACCTGGTTCCCCTCGGCTCTCACCACACCCTTGAGGTTAAACTAAACACCCCCCTCAGGATCAAAAAGGATTCCTGGAGCAGATGGACACTTAAGAGGCTTCAGGAGGCGGTGGAGGCATCAAAGCATATCAGGGCAGTGATAGTTGTGATTGAGGATGATGTGGCAGACATTGGAGTCATAAGACAGTATGGTGTGGAATACCAGGGCCCCATCACAGGTCACATTCCGGGTAAGAGGATGCAGCAGAGGGACCGGGGTAAACTGAGACTTGAATTCTATGAGAGTATAGTGGATGCCCTCAAAAAATACGGTGAACTTGAGACAATCATAATTGCAGGGCCAGGCTTCTACAAGTCGGACTTCCATGAATACCTGCTGGAGAAACACCCTGAAATTGGAAGGAAGGCCGTGGTTGAGAATACAGGTACCGGCGGAAGGTCAGGGATATATGAGGTTCTGAAGAAGGGCACCGTGGAGAGGGTTTCATCAGAGAACAGGGTGGCTGCAGAGGTAAGGAATGTGAATGAGGTCCTTGAGAGGCTGGCGAGGGACCCTGAAACCGTGGTCTATGGCAGGGAGAGGGTGCTGGATGCCATCAATATGGGGGCTGTTGAGAGGCTGCTGGTCCTTGACAGGGTTGTAAGCAGGGAGGATATTGAGGGATACCTTGATATTGTTGAGAGTATGGGGGGTTCTGTTGTTCTCATAAGCAGTGAACACGAGGGCGGCAAACAGCTGGAATCCCTTGGAGGACTTGCAGGGATCTTAAGGTTCAGGATTTCATGA
- a CDS encoding glycosyltransferase, whose translation MKALFTVTGRGMGGDAITALNIASALEKRGFECEFALDHSAPGILLKKRGIDWHRVRIPQAGGHAASRLKLLKAAFRTLRAVYETGRLIRKIKPDVVVGVIGGGAVVGCLAAKITGVPAVGVLITPTDARVCTRLNRNVALPESSLFGENVEGVESVYSPISPDITLGDPERAIQRMPHEFDPEKPTIVFSSGSSLFRMMAEAAVKMAESDVSANITVVGHPLREEYGQMVDRDGIINLGYIDWVSDLYSLADLAVLSDDGVMVHEAIAMRVPVVALRGVKYGRYHNMGAVFRGAVLETDLDGIEGAILRALEASDDMKRAAEAYSGDVIGAADRIAEIIEEEAGKSVP comes from the coding sequence ATGAAGGCACTTTTCACTGTAACAGGTCGGGGAATGGGTGGAGACGCAATAACAGCACTAAACATAGCCAGTGCACTTGAGAAGAGAGGATTTGAATGCGAATTTGCACTTGATCACAGCGCCCCCGGGATACTCCTTAAAAAGAGGGGTATCGACTGGCACAGGGTCAGGATACCCCAGGCCGGGGGCCACGCAGCAAGCAGACTGAAACTACTGAAGGCTGCTTTCAGGACCCTGAGGGCGGTTTACGAGACAGGAAGACTGATAAGGAAGATCAAACCGGATGTGGTTGTTGGTGTGATAGGCGGGGGCGCGGTGGTGGGCTGCCTCGCCGCAAAAATTACCGGAGTGCCTGCTGTGGGTGTTCTTATAACACCAACCGATGCACGGGTCTGCACCCGCCTCAACAGGAACGTGGCGCTTCCAGAGTCCAGCCTATTTGGAGAGAACGTTGAGGGAGTTGAGAGTGTATATTCACCCATCAGCCCGGACATAACACTGGGGGATCCTGAAAGGGCCATTCAAAGGATGCCCCATGAATTTGACCCTGAGAAACCAACCATTGTTTTCTCCTCAGGTTCATCCCTCTTCAGGATGATGGCTGAGGCCGCGGTTAAAATGGCAGAATCAGATGTCAGTGCAAACATCACAGTTGTGGGGCACCCCCTCAGGGAGGAATACGGGCAGATGGTGGACCGTGATGGGATAATCAACCTGGGCTACATAGACTGGGTCAGTGACCTCTACAGCCTCGCCGACCTTGCGGTGCTCTCCGACGATGGGGTGATGGTCCATGAGGCCATTGCAATGAGGGTTCCGGTGGTGGCCCTCAGGGGTGTCAAGTACGGAAGGTACCATAACATGGGTGCTGTCTTCAGGGGGGCCGTGCTGGAGACCGACCTTGATGGTATTGAGGGGGCTATTTTAAGGGCACTTGAGGCTTCAGATGATATGAAGAGGGCCGCAGAGGCCTACAGTGGTGATGTAATAGGGGCCGCAGACAGGATAGCTGAAATTATAGAGGAGGAAGCTGGGAAGTCAGTACCTTGA
- a CDS encoding ABC1 kinase family protein, with amino-acid sequence MNIPPYNKRPDMGRLREIVRVMGKYHFGNILEAIGLKNRLFESLKLYIKSPEEIHEPAPVRLRLVLEELGTTFIKLGQVLSTRADLVGREIADELAKLQDEAPPFPFRDVRRVIESELGMPLEDIFSEFQEEPVASASIGQVHRARLKSGEAVAVKVQRPGIAATVKSDIILMKYLAKLANDRIPGLEYYNLPGIVAEFERAIRKELDYHQEANNAERFRAMFLDDETVYAPYVYREYSTSRVLTMEYVEGVKLTEILESDIKFNARTIAERGARCYFKQIFIHGFFHADPHPGNILVQKGNVLCFLDFGMMGHLDRSFRDKLAELFILLMNYDVNGIVNQLRYMNILTEDTDLEEVKYDIMDLLDRYYGADVKKVGEILTEFTMPEMIMKHRIRIPRDFVLLARVMSMAEDLGERLDPRFNGLEVAWEMTYSLMRKRLNPLRNLDEVPSALIELEHIMNDLPRGMIRALQRLEEGKLKMELEHRNLDEISRRIERSTNRISVAMLVSALIIGSSLVAIPKEALILQKFPFLGLFGFAVSFLIALALIISIIKSRKMT; translated from the coding sequence ATGAACATACCCCCCTATAATAAGAGGCCAGACATGGGACGCCTCAGGGAGATAGTAAGGGTAATGGGCAAGTACCACTTCGGAAACATACTTGAGGCCATAGGCCTCAAAAACAGGTTATTTGAAAGCCTCAAACTCTACATAAAGAGCCCTGAGGAGATCCATGAACCAGCCCCCGTACGCCTCAGACTTGTCCTTGAAGAACTGGGGACGACCTTCATCAAACTGGGCCAGGTGCTGAGCACCAGGGCGGACCTCGTTGGCAGGGAAATAGCAGATGAACTGGCCAAACTTCAGGACGAGGCACCGCCGTTCCCCTTCAGGGACGTCAGGAGGGTTATCGAATCTGAACTTGGAATGCCCCTGGAGGATATCTTTTCCGAATTCCAGGAGGAACCCGTTGCATCGGCATCCATAGGCCAGGTCCACAGGGCGCGGTTGAAAAGCGGGGAGGCAGTTGCCGTTAAGGTGCAGCGCCCGGGTATAGCCGCCACCGTAAAGAGTGATATTATACTCATGAAGTACCTCGCAAAGCTTGCAAATGACCGCATCCCGGGTCTCGAGTACTACAATCTCCCTGGGATAGTGGCGGAGTTTGAAAGGGCCATCAGGAAGGAACTTGACTACCACCAGGAGGCCAACAACGCTGAGAGATTCCGGGCCATGTTCCTTGATGACGAAACCGTTTACGCCCCCTACGTCTACAGGGAATACTCCACCAGCAGGGTGCTGACCATGGAGTACGTTGAGGGGGTTAAACTCACAGAAATCCTTGAATCCGACATAAAATTCAATGCAAGGACAATAGCAGAGCGGGGTGCCCGTTGCTACTTCAAGCAGATATTCATACACGGCTTCTTCCACGCCGACCCCCACCCCGGCAATATACTGGTCCAGAAGGGTAATGTGCTGTGCTTCCTGGACTTCGGGATGATGGGTCACCTTGACCGTTCATTCCGGGATAAACTGGCTGAACTCTTCATCCTCCTCATGAACTATGATGTGAACGGTATAGTGAACCAGCTGAGGTACATGAATATTCTCACAGAGGATACAGACCTTGAAGAGGTCAAGTACGATATAATGGACCTCCTTGACCGCTACTATGGCGCAGACGTTAAGAAGGTTGGGGAGATCCTCACAGAATTCACAATGCCTGAGATGATAATGAAGCACAGGATAAGGATCCCCCGGGACTTCGTGCTCCTTGCAAGGGTCATGAGCATGGCAGAGGATCTTGGTGAGCGCCTGGATCCCAGATTCAATGGACTCGAGGTTGCATGGGAGATGACCTACAGCCTCATGAGAAAACGCCTGAACCCCCTCCGGAACCTGGACGAGGTCCCCTCGGCGCTCATAGAACTTGAACACATAATGAACGATCTCCCGCGTGGCATGATAAGGGCGCTTCAGCGGCTGGAGGAGGGTAAACTCAAGATGGAACTTGAGCACAGGAACCTCGATGAGATATCAAGGAGAATTGAAAGATCAACCAACAGGATATCAGTGGCGATGCTGGTCTCGGCCCTTATAATTGGATCATCGCTGGTTGCAATCCCAAAGGAGGCCCTGATACTCCAGAAGTTCCCCTTCCTGGGGCTTTTTGGTTTTGCTGTGAGTTTCCTCATAGCCCTTGCACTAATAATTTCAATCATAAAATCAAGGAAGATGACCTGA
- a CDS encoding prephenate dehydrogenase — protein sequence MIVSIIGGTRGLGYWIARFLKKEGLRVIITGRDHDAGMEAASRIGVEYCGDNVQAASRADVVVVSVPIDVTADVIREVAPQVRKGGLLMDVTSVKEEPARVMEESIGDGAHHLPAHPMFGPRVSSLEGQVVVLTPTQENPWVDTVIEFLEKHKARVIVTDPATHDRMMSVVQVLTHFAYISIASTLEAEGVDIRESRKFASPIYNLMIDTIARIVAQNPYLAYSIQIHNPHGQDMRDSFLRTASELNEMLSDGRMDEFVSRMGLAAKNIDDVEASLGRSDKAIEALNEELKILKDSVGGEVGLRHIYSGKVHVGVLESVTPDYATLREGKRLLRFKISNIRVLSDDELQMWKAENLPTRVYDISAVFPDTVAPHVIEYLTGLLDGVAGSEVVDVYSGPQIPDGHVSLTLRIRVFKREDYERVREILEGMGARIR from the coding sequence ATGATTGTGAGCATCATAGGGGGTACGCGTGGGCTTGGATACTGGATAGCCAGGTTCCTGAAAAAGGAGGGCCTGAGGGTCATAATCACCGGAAGGGACCATGATGCTGGAATGGAAGCCGCATCAAGGATCGGTGTGGAATACTGTGGTGACAACGTCCAGGCGGCATCCCGTGCAGATGTCGTGGTTGTTTCTGTGCCGATAGATGTAACCGCAGATGTTATAAGGGAGGTCGCCCCCCAGGTCAGGAAGGGGGGCCTCCTGATGGACGTCACATCTGTAAAGGAGGAACCCGCCAGGGTCATGGAGGAGTCCATAGGGGATGGCGCCCACCACCTTCCAGCCCACCCCATGTTCGGGCCCAGGGTCTCCTCCCTTGAGGGACAGGTAGTTGTCCTTACACCCACACAGGAAAATCCCTGGGTTGATACCGTCATTGAGTTCCTTGAGAAACATAAGGCCCGTGTTATAGTAACTGATCCTGCAACCCATGACCGTATGATGAGTGTTGTTCAGGTGCTGACACACTTTGCCTACATAAGCATAGCATCCACCCTCGAGGCAGAGGGGGTCGATATAAGGGAGTCGAGGAAATTTGCAAGCCCCATCTACAACCTCATGATAGACACCATTGCAAGGATAGTGGCCCAGAACCCCTACCTGGCATACTCCATCCAGATCCACAACCCCCATGGACAGGATATGCGTGACAGTTTCCTGAGGACGGCCTCTGAACTCAATGAGATGCTCAGTGATGGCAGGATGGATGAATTCGTATCAAGGATGGGCCTTGCAGCCAAGAACATCGATGATGTTGAGGCGTCCCTGGGGAGGTCTGATAAGGCAATAGAAGCCCTCAATGAGGAACTTAAAATTCTGAAGGATTCTGTTGGAGGGGAAGTTGGTCTGAGGCACATCTATTCAGGTAAGGTGCATGTTGGGGTGCTTGAGTCGGTCACACCGGATTATGCGACCCTCAGGGAAGGTAAGAGGCTACTCAGATTCAAGATCTCCAACATAAGGGTTCTATCTGATGATGAACTTCAGATGTGGAAGGCTGAAAACCTTCCCACACGTGTTTATGATATATCGGCTGTTTTTCCAGATACAGTGGCCCCCCATGTTATTGAGTACCTTACAGGGCTTCTTGATGGTGTTGCTGGCTCAGAGGTCGTTGATGTTTATAGTGGCCCGCAGATACCCGATGGTCATGTGAGTTTAACCCTCAGGATTCGTGTATTCAAGCGGGAGGACTACGAGAGGGTCAGGGAAATCCTTGAGGGTATGGGGGCCAGGATAAGATAG
- a CDS encoding CDC48 family AAA ATPase: MAEKEIKLKVAEALAQQDVGRGIARVDPACMEKLGLSDGDIIEIEGKKLTAATVISSQSDIGLGIIRIDGYLRKNAGASIGEEVTVRRAEVKDAQKVVLAPVDQEVIIRGDIRSAFLNRVLVKGDIIVSGIRQQISGGGLFDEFFRDFMDLSPLGEIKLAVVSTSPAGVVRVTPTTQVEMQSKPVDVSKLEGVKNLVDVTYEDIGGLKEEVKKVREMIEIPLKRPELFERLGITPPKGVLMHGPPGTGKTLLAKAVANESDAHFIAINGPEIMSKYVGGSEERLREFFEEAEENAPSIIFIDEIDAIAPKREDVSGEVERRIVAQLLTLMDGLKSRGQVVVIGATNRPDALDPALRRPGRFDREIEIGVPDREERKEILQIHTRGMPLAEDVDLDELAEITHGFVGADLESLCKESAMRVLRRVLPEIKADEEIPKEVLKKMIVTRADFKEALKEVQPSALREVLVQVPNVSWEDIGGLEDAKQELREAVEWPLKYPDRFKKFGIKPPKGILLHGSPGTGKTLLAKAVANESQANFIAVKGPELLSKWVGESEKGVREVFRKARQTAPTVIFFDEIDSIASVRSGSTADSGVTQRVVNQLLTEIDGLEELQDVAVIAATNRPDILDPALLRPGRFDRHVKVDDPDREARLAIFKVHTKDMPLADDVNLEKLADKTEGYVGADIEAVCREAAMLTLRENMDAEDVPMKHFLEAMEKIKPKGGVEEQVQYH, from the coding sequence ATGGCAGAAAAGGAAATAAAATTAAAGGTTGCAGAGGCCCTCGCCCAGCAGGACGTTGGTAGAGGTATAGCCCGTGTGGACCCCGCATGCATGGAAAAACTGGGTCTCTCCGATGGAGACATAATCGAAATAGAGGGTAAAAAACTGACCGCTGCAACCGTCATATCATCACAGTCCGACATAGGCCTCGGAATCATAAGGATAGACGGATACCTCCGTAAAAATGCAGGGGCATCCATCGGCGAAGAGGTGACAGTGAGAAGGGCAGAGGTAAAGGACGCCCAGAAAGTCGTCCTGGCACCCGTTGACCAGGAGGTGATCATACGTGGAGATATAAGATCAGCATTCCTCAACAGGGTCCTCGTCAAGGGGGACATAATCGTATCAGGGATAAGGCAGCAGATATCCGGTGGAGGGCTCTTCGATGAGTTCTTCAGGGACTTCATGGACCTCTCACCCCTGGGGGAAATAAAACTCGCAGTCGTATCAACAAGCCCCGCGGGTGTCGTGAGAGTCACGCCCACAACCCAGGTGGAAATGCAGTCAAAACCCGTTGACGTCAGCAAACTGGAGGGCGTGAAGAACCTAGTCGACGTTACATACGAGGACATCGGAGGCCTCAAGGAGGAGGTCAAAAAGGTCAGAGAGATGATAGAGATCCCCCTCAAGAGGCCCGAACTCTTCGAGAGGCTCGGCATAACACCACCAAAGGGTGTCCTCATGCATGGACCACCAGGTACAGGTAAGACACTCCTCGCCAAGGCAGTCGCCAACGAAAGCGACGCCCACTTCATAGCCATAAACGGTCCCGAAATAATGAGCAAATACGTTGGGGGATCAGAGGAGAGACTAAGGGAATTCTTCGAGGAAGCAGAGGAAAACGCACCATCCATCATATTCATAGACGAAATAGATGCAATAGCACCCAAAAGGGAGGACGTGAGTGGCGAGGTTGAAAGGAGAATAGTTGCCCAGCTCCTCACCCTCATGGACGGCCTGAAAAGCAGGGGCCAGGTTGTGGTCATAGGTGCAACCAACAGACCAGACGCCCTAGACCCTGCACTCAGAAGACCCGGCAGATTCGACCGTGAAATCGAAATAGGCGTCCCTGACAGGGAGGAAAGAAAGGAGATACTCCAGATACACACCCGGGGTATGCCACTGGCAGAGGACGTTGACCTGGATGAACTTGCAGAGATAACCCACGGCTTTGTGGGCGCAGACCTGGAATCACTCTGTAAGGAATCCGCCATGAGAGTACTGAGGAGGGTTCTGCCTGAGATAAAGGCCGATGAGGAGATACCCAAAGAGGTCCTCAAGAAGATGATAGTCACAAGGGCAGACTTCAAGGAAGCCCTGAAAGAGGTGCAACCATCAGCACTCAGGGAGGTCCTTGTACAGGTGCCCAACGTCTCATGGGAGGACATAGGTGGACTGGAGGACGCCAAACAGGAACTCAGGGAGGCTGTGGAGTGGCCCCTCAAGTACCCCGACAGGTTCAAGAAATTCGGCATAAAACCGCCAAAGGGTATCCTGCTGCATGGATCACCAGGTACAGGTAAGACACTCCTCGCCAAGGCAGTCGCCAATGAGAGCCAGGCAAACTTCATAGCCGTGAAGGGCCCTGAACTCCTCTCAAAATGGGTGGGCGAATCTGAGAAGGGTGTTCGTGAAGTCTTCAGGAAGGCCCGTCAGACAGCGCCAACCGTGATCTTCTTTGATGAGATAGACTCAATAGCCTCAGTGAGAAGTGGAAGCACTGCAGACTCAGGGGTGACCCAGCGTGTCGTGAACCAGCTCCTCACAGAGATCGATGGACTTGAGGAGCTACAGGACGTTGCTGTGATAGCCGCAACCAACAGGCCAGACATCCTGGACCCTGCGCTCCTCCGACCTGGAAGATTCGACAGACACGTGAAGGTCGACGATCCAGACAGGGAGGCAAGGCTCGCCATATTCAAGGTGCACACCAAGGATATGCCGCTTGCAGATGACGTGAACCTTGAAAAACTGGCGGATAAGACAGAAGGATACGTTGGTGCCGACATTGAAGCCGTCTGCAGGGAGGCCGCCATGCTGACACTCAGAGAGAACATGGACGCGGAGGATGTCCCGATGAAACACTTCCTTGAGGCCATGGAAAAAATAAAACCAAAGGGTGGCGTTGAGGAACAGGTTCAGTACCATTAA